From a single Miscanthus floridulus cultivar M001 chromosome 8, ASM1932011v1, whole genome shotgun sequence genomic region:
- the LOC136475533 gene encoding uncharacterized protein, which translates to MGHGATGAAAAVVDHHSAAAAGCRVLPVIMEEEPPAMTTESHYQQGSPSEARVAAERRKAIVARMRELLSRAAAAQAAHSRLRRSTVATARKWKRAVGRIQKRGACKCDAGHERVATVREDDGALLASASAAATTSTTVLRLSCSSGGGSWSAEDDDDYDGIRMAHWVTTDSDFVVLEL; encoded by the exons ATGGGGCATGGCGCCACTGGTGCTGCAGCAGCGGTGGTTGACCACcactcagcagcagcagctggctgCAGAGTTCTTCCCGTCATTATGGAGGAGGAGCCGCCGGCGATGACGACGGAGAGCCACTACCAGCAGGGATCACCATCGGAGGCGAGGGTGGCGGCGGAGCGCAGGAAGGCCATCGTGGCCAGGATGCGGGAGCTGCTCAGCCGGGCCGCCGCCGCGCAGGCAGCGCACTCCAGGCTCCGCCGCTCCACCGTCGCCACCGCCAGGAAATGGAAG AGGGCGGTAGGCCGAATCCAGAAGAGGGGAGCCTGCAAGTGCGACGCCGGCCATGAGCGAGTGGCAACTGtgcgggaagacgacggcgcacTACTGgcctcggcgtcggcggcggcgacgaccagCACTACCGTGCTGCGGCTTTcatgtagcagcggcggcggctcgtGGTCGGCCGAGGATGATGATGATTACGACGGCATCAGGATGGCTCATTGGGTGACCACCGATTCTGACT